The Thermanaerovibrio acidaminovorans DSM 6589 genome contains a region encoding:
- a CDS encoding bifunctional adenosylcobinamide kinase/adenosylcobinamide-phosphate guanylyltransferase yields MERILILGGVRSGKSRLAEVLTSRHRRVLYCATAEALDPEMEERVRLHRERRPPDWETWEGAPEEIFHAVSSFPGAVLVDCLTVWLSRICLADPSFQGDRWQDLKERALEMTRRLFSLEGPSHLVVVSNEVGFSLVPPNRMGRRFQELQGMANALGAAACDRVALVVAGVPLWIKGGDPHVVP; encoded by the coding sequence TTGGAGCGGATTCTGATCCTTGGAGGAGTGAGGAGCGGCAAGAGCCGCCTGGCGGAGGTGCTTACCTCCCGCCACCGTAGGGTCCTGTACTGCGCAACCGCGGAGGCCTTGGACCCGGAGATGGAGGAGCGGGTGAGGCTTCATCGGGAGCGTCGTCCTCCCGACTGGGAGACATGGGAGGGGGCGCCGGAAGAGATCTTCCATGCGGTCTCGTCCTTCCCGGGTGCGGTGCTGGTGGACTGCCTCACCGTGTGGCTTAGCCGTATATGCCTTGCGGATCCGTCCTTCCAGGGGGACCGGTGGCAGGATCTGAAGGAGAGGGCCCTGGAGATGACCCGGCGGCTCTTCTCCCTGGAGGGGCCCAGCCATCTGGTGGTGGTGTCCAACGAGGTGGGGTTCTCCCTGGTGCCCCCCAACCGGATGGGCCGTCGTTTTCAGGAGCTACAGGGAATGGCCAACGCCCTGGGGGCCGCGGCCTGCGATCGGGTGGCGCTGGTGGTGGCGGGTGTCCCCCTCTGGATCAAGGGAGGTGATCCCCATGTGGTTCCTTAG
- a CDS encoding threonine ammonia-lyase yields the protein MSTLPINPSMADALAAYRFLKDKVRHTPTELSRPLSGLTGAQVYIKWENQQLCGAFKVRGALFKMQSLSQEERRRGVVTASSGNHAQGVALASSLMGIKATICVPATCPKTKKEAIRGIGGHTVELRVVDGSYDDAEAEALAMAEREGMTFISAFEDHHVVCGAATVGIELMMDQPDLDVILVPAGGGGLMNGVALAACHLRPGIRVYGVQSEASNPYVVSWEDGVVRDVEYLPTLADGLAGYIPQSLLSLAKTRMAGVLEVTEQSIGRAMAFLLHHHHQVVEGSGAVGVAALLEGKLDPRGLKVGIVASGGNVDSSRLLEVLREHLQEV from the coding sequence ATGTCAACCCTTCCAATCAACCCCTCCATGGCGGACGCACTGGCCGCCTATCGGTTCCTCAAGGACAAGGTGAGGCACACCCCCACGGAGTTATCCCGGCCACTGAGCGGGTTGACCGGGGCCCAGGTTTACATCAAGTGGGAGAACCAGCAGCTCTGCGGGGCCTTCAAGGTCCGGGGGGCGCTCTTCAAGATGCAGAGCCTATCGCAGGAGGAGAGGCGACGGGGGGTGGTGACCGCCTCCAGCGGCAACCACGCCCAGGGGGTTGCTCTGGCCTCAAGCCTGATGGGGATCAAGGCCACCATATGCGTTCCCGCCACCTGTCCTAAGACAAAGAAGGAGGCCATAAGGGGCATCGGGGGCCATACGGTGGAGCTCCGGGTGGTGGATGGCTCCTACGACGATGCGGAGGCGGAGGCCCTGGCCATGGCGGAGCGGGAGGGCATGACGTTCATATCCGCCTTCGAGGACCACCACGTGGTCTGCGGGGCCGCCACGGTGGGGATCGAGCTAATGATGGACCAGCCGGACCTGGATGTGATCCTGGTGCCCGCCGGGGGCGGGGGCCTCATGAACGGGGTTGCCCTGGCGGCATGCCACCTTCGGCCCGGGATCCGGGTCTACGGGGTCCAGTCGGAGGCATCGAACCCCTACGTGGTCTCCTGGGAGGACGGGGTGGTGAGGGACGTGGAGTACCTCCCCACCCTGGCGGACGGCCTGGCGGGCTACATACCCCAGAGCCTCCTAAGCCTGGCCAAGACCCGCATGGCGGGGGTCTTGGAGGTGACCGAGCAATCCATCGGGAGGGCCATGGCGTTCCTGCTACACCATCATCACCAGGTGGTCGAGGGTTCCGGCGCTGTTGGGGTGGCGGCCCTGCTGGAGGGCAAGCTGGATCCCCGGGGCCTTAAGGTGGGGATCGTGGCCTCCGGGGGGAACGTGGACTCCAGCCGCCTCTTGGAGGTGCTAAGGGAGCACCTCCAAGAGGTCTAG
- a CDS encoding AsmA-like C-terminal region-containing protein: MRGARLLALLVGLFAVIALGAVPLASALRNSDLYASRVRDALVEGVQSSLGCELELGDVSGNPIRGYEMRGIRLSTPSGGVVLEAEEGSLHLSIPDLMRGEPRLSVVRLGRGRGDLDLMRSLMPRGPRKERPPFDEVRVRDLVLTSSGESLSVNSARVRLPEGGYLFALSGGLSGLEVNLKGEVHRAPSGGGAWRLDLAASLGDGKISISGVAGDRIDLAGRVTSLWIDDLRRVRPFLPASVSLPKGIQGRVTASFNLRGSGEALAGEGEGNVRDLLVAGYLVEEAKGAWSTDGRAVTFRVTAGRVNGAAVSGVVLVPLRTGGVSLDLKLEGVSADRWRGNLPWLEDIQGDRISADVRLALGASPSGTVRAMAQQMTAGGEELEGLDITAKVSPKGADLSGACLWTGARLAFSGQASSAGLSLSGTFSGLNLARLGDRMPDARGLKPRGGVSGRFYLQVPRSGAPVVRVLPSGGAVTLEGSRGTMTLGGLGGELVISRGGVSLRSLSFLYRGGRFTLDGSVPSGDGGVSIKGRVTALPASALAEGARGSLSGTFSATGPVSSPSIEFSLSSHELSTGSVSIGGFSASGVLREGRLGNLVVKGNFMGIPLSMSGGGSLDDLTLSGSLVDVSVVPLLSAAKAEVPISGRVSGKLSARLRPGGSSLSIGVSGGRLEAYGLPLTGLSGTVASDGAYWRVTNLSGSILGGRVSAGGAGGPKGADLTVALVDLNLEAPGSPLKGLASGRFHGEAKVSGPMGAATVSLAGNVKGARMGGISLGDLSVAVQGSGGDLNVSSIRGQVGEGVLEATGNISLRGGSPRVRLSIQGKGLDVSKALSMLRFGGVPLSGRGDVEAQVAYRDGLMVKGAVTFSPLVVRGLRMDRLRLPFIYGDGYLTVESGSGSAYGGTVEIQFSREMKSTRYGGNLTVKGFQLGSAWGDMFPDVKFKGDGSGDLALSLQGDLNRTSTRRGRGKLSLRDGKFSGFDPSVASAMGADSVKYRDLSVSYELDGVDLVILPGSRISSPPGDKLYRYMMFDGTVRGNGELNISCYGNLNSRGLNALSGVIGGIVSSGLDTGRLLRGILGGAVSGWASGQFRDVSFKVVGAVDKPTVSSLKVYSPSRPTEQGPAGGGAGKDERRFDLKIEVPSGGGGDQVGGQLQEQILDNLFNLLTPQGTNGN, translated from the coding sequence ATGAGGGGAGCTCGGCTCCTGGCCCTGTTAGTGGGCCTCTTCGCGGTCATCGCCCTAGGGGCGGTGCCGCTGGCCTCCGCCCTCAGGAATAGCGATCTCTATGCCTCCAGGGTCAGGGATGCCCTGGTGGAGGGGGTCCAGTCGTCCCTGGGGTGTGAGCTGGAGCTTGGGGACGTGTCCGGCAACCCCATAAGGGGCTACGAGATGAGGGGCATTAGGCTATCGACCCCCAGCGGTGGGGTGGTGCTGGAGGCGGAGGAGGGATCCCTGCATCTATCCATCCCGGACCTGATGAGGGGAGAACCTCGGCTTTCGGTGGTTCGGCTGGGGCGGGGCCGGGGGGATCTGGACCTGATGCGATCCCTGATGCCCAGGGGGCCCCGGAAGGAGCGTCCCCCTTTCGACGAGGTGCGGGTGAGGGATCTTGTGCTGACGTCCTCCGGCGAGAGCCTGTCGGTGAATAGCGCCCGGGTCCGCCTTCCCGAGGGAGGGTACCTATTCGCTCTGTCTGGCGGGCTGTCCGGTTTGGAGGTCAACCTCAAGGGGGAGGTTCACAGGGCCCCGTCCGGCGGGGGGGCGTGGCGGTTGGACCTTGCCGCCTCCTTGGGGGATGGAAAGATATCCATCTCCGGGGTGGCGGGGGATCGGATCGACCTGGCCGGGCGGGTCACCTCCCTTTGGATCGATGACCTGCGCAGGGTGCGCCCCTTCCTCCCCGCCTCGGTGTCGCTGCCCAAGGGGATCCAGGGGCGGGTCACCGCCTCCTTCAACCTTAGGGGCTCCGGCGAAGCCCTGGCGGGGGAGGGGGAGGGGAACGTGCGGGACCTCCTGGTGGCGGGCTACCTGGTGGAGGAGGCCAAGGGGGCCTGGTCCACCGATGGCAGGGCGGTCACCTTCCGGGTCACCGCCGGGAGGGTGAACGGGGCCGCTGTCTCCGGGGTGGTGTTGGTCCCCCTGCGGACCGGTGGGGTCTCCCTGGACCTCAAGTTGGAAGGGGTCTCCGCCGATCGCTGGAGGGGCAACCTGCCCTGGCTGGAAGACATACAGGGGGACCGCATCTCCGCGGATGTAAGGCTTGCATTGGGGGCATCCCCGTCTGGAACCGTAAGGGCCATGGCCCAGCAGATGACCGCCGGGGGAGAGGAGCTGGAGGGGCTGGACATCACCGCCAAGGTCTCCCCTAAGGGGGCCGACCTCTCCGGCGCCTGCCTCTGGACCGGAGCCCGGCTGGCCTTTTCCGGCCAGGCCTCCTCGGCGGGGCTATCCCTATCGGGAACCTTCTCCGGGCTGAACCTGGCCCGGCTGGGGGACCGCATGCCGGACGCCAGGGGACTGAAGCCCCGGGGGGGCGTATCGGGACGATTCTACCTCCAGGTGCCCCGGTCCGGCGCCCCGGTGGTGAGGGTCCTCCCCTCCGGGGGCGCCGTGACCCTGGAGGGTTCCAGGGGGACCATGACCCTAGGCGGGCTGGGGGGCGAGCTGGTCATCTCCCGCGGGGGGGTGTCCCTCCGCTCCCTTTCGTTCCTCTACCGGGGGGGCAGGTTCACCTTGGACGGATCGGTACCCTCCGGCGACGGGGGAGTCAGCATCAAGGGCCGGGTGACTGCCCTTCCCGCCTCCGCCCTGGCTGAGGGGGCCAGGGGCTCCCTGTCCGGCACCTTCTCCGCCACGGGCCCCGTCTCATCCCCCTCCATCGAGTTCTCCCTCTCCTCTCATGAGCTCTCCACCGGTTCGGTCTCCATCGGAGGCTTCTCCGCCTCCGGGGTCCTCAGAGAGGGGAGGCTGGGGAACCTGGTTGTTAAGGGTAATTTCATGGGTATCCCCCTGTCCATGTCCGGCGGTGGGTCTCTGGATGACCTTACCCTTTCGGGATCCCTGGTGGACGTGTCGGTGGTGCCGCTGCTTTCCGCCGCCAAGGCGGAGGTGCCCATCTCCGGCCGGGTCAGCGGAAAGCTTTCGGCCCGACTCAGGCCCGGGGGTTCGTCCCTCTCCATCGGGGTATCCGGCGGCAGGTTGGAGGCCTACGGCCTGCCCCTGACGGGCCTATCTGGAACGGTGGCCTCCGACGGGGCCTACTGGCGGGTCACCAACCTATCGGGTTCCATCCTGGGGGGGCGGGTGTCCGCCGGTGGTGCTGGGGGCCCCAAGGGGGCGGACCTCACGGTGGCCCTAGTGGACCTCAACCTGGAGGCCCCCGGCTCCCCCCTCAAGGGGCTGGCCTCCGGACGTTTCCATGGGGAGGCCAAGGTTTCGGGCCCCATGGGTGCCGCCACCGTTTCCCTGGCAGGGAATGTCAAGGGGGCCAGGATGGGGGGCATAAGCCTGGGGGACCTGTCGGTGGCAGTCCAGGGCAGTGGGGGGGACCTTAATGTGTCGTCCATAAGGGGTCAGGTGGGGGAAGGGGTCCTGGAGGCCACCGGAAACATCTCCCTTAGGGGGGGATCCCCCAGGGTGAGACTATCGATCCAGGGGAAGGGGCTGGATGTTTCCAAGGCCCTCTCCATGCTCCGCTTTGGGGGGGTGCCCCTTTCCGGACGGGGGGACGTGGAGGCCCAGGTTGCCTACCGGGACGGGCTGATGGTCAAGGGGGCGGTGACCTTCTCCCCCCTGGTGGTTCGGGGGCTGAGGATGGACCGGCTGAGGCTTCCCTTCATTTATGGAGATGGTTATCTGACGGTTGAGTCCGGGTCCGGCTCCGCCTACGGCGGCACGGTGGAGATCCAGTTTTCCCGGGAAATGAAGAGCACCCGTTATGGGGGCAACCTGACCGTCAAGGGCTTCCAGCTGGGCTCCGCCTGGGGGGACATGTTCCCGGACGTGAAGTTCAAGGGGGACGGCAGTGGAGACCTGGCCCTCTCCCTCCAGGGGGACCTCAACAGGACAAGCACCAGGAGGGGCAGGGGGAAGCTGTCCCTGCGGGACGGCAAGTTCAGCGGCTTCGACCCCTCGGTGGCCTCCGCCATGGGGGCCGACTCGGTCAAGTACCGGGACCTTTCGGTGTCCTACGAGCTGGATGGGGTGGACCTGGTGATCCTCCCCGGGAGCCGCATATCCTCCCCGCCGGGGGACAAGCTCTATCGCTACATGATGTTCGATGGAACGGTTAGGGGGAATGGCGAGCTTAACATCAGCTGCTACGGGAACCTGAACTCCCGGGGTCTGAACGCCCTCTCGGGGGTAATCGGCGGCATAGTCTCCTCCGGTTTGGACACCGGAAGGTTGCTGCGGGGGATCCTGGGAGGGGCGGTTAGCGGCTGGGCCAGCGGCCAGTTCAGGGACGTGTCGTTCAAGGTGGTGGGCGCCGTGGACAAGCCCACGGTTAGCTCCCTTAAGGTCTACTCCCCCTCCAGGCCCACCGAGCAGGGGCCCGCGGGTGGAGGGGCCGGCAAGGACGAGAGGCGGTTCGACCTGAAGATAGAGGTCCCCTCCGGCGGCGGAGGGGACCAGGTGGGGGGGCAACTTCAGGAGCAGATCCTGGATAACCTGTTCAACCTGCTGACTCCCCAGGGGACCAACGGCAACTAG
- a CDS encoding thermonuclease family protein — protein sequence MRGRGVAPWGRRWSGRVLWALLALGSILLSLRGGQAQAPGKLVPVAEVLDGDTIRVRLNGKEETVRYLYVDTPELHHPQRGEEEFGREAWEANRSLLASGEVGLSFDRQRRDKYGRLLATPMVRSHDGGWVWVTEELARRGLCLAMEVPPNDSGTWRIRAAVAEAKANRRGLWGPSASRGRGYTEGQLKSVAGKLLGRWVRVSLVVRSVSVSRSGGVTIRGDRNFLFVQSYRGVWDFDSIRPGDRLVIWGCLSRSPRGWHVRWVDPAQRME from the coding sequence GTGAGAGGCAGAGGTGTGGCCCCTTGGGGGCGCCGGTGGAGCGGGAGGGTCCTGTGGGCCCTGTTGGCCCTGGGATCGATCCTCCTTTCTCTTCGGGGTGGGCAGGCCCAGGCGCCGGGGAAGCTCGTCCCGGTGGCGGAGGTGCTGGACGGGGATACCATCCGGGTGAGGCTGAACGGCAAGGAGGAGACCGTCCGCTATCTCTACGTTGACACCCCGGAGCTGCATCACCCCCAGAGGGGGGAGGAGGAGTTCGGTCGGGAGGCCTGGGAGGCCAACCGATCCCTCCTGGCGAGCGGGGAGGTGGGTCTGTCGTTCGATCGCCAGAGGAGGGACAAGTACGGCAGGCTCCTGGCAACCCCCATGGTCCGCTCCCACGATGGCGGATGGGTCTGGGTGACCGAGGAGCTGGCCCGGCGGGGGTTGTGTCTCGCCATGGAGGTGCCCCCCAACGATTCGGGCACCTGGAGGATAAGGGCCGCTGTGGCGGAGGCCAAGGCGAACCGGAGGGGGCTGTGGGGGCCCTCCGCCTCCAGGGGGAGGGGCTACACCGAGGGGCAGCTCAAGTCCGTGGCGGGCAAGCTCCTGGGCCGATGGGTCCGGGTCTCCCTGGTGGTGAGGTCCGTGTCGGTGTCCAGGTCTGGGGGCGTGACCATCCGGGGGGATAGGAACTTCCTGTTCGTCCAGAGCTATCGGGGCGTCTGGGACTTCGACTCCATCCGTCCCGGAGACAGGCTGGTCATATGGGGGTGTCTTTCCAGGTCTCCCCGGGGCTGGCACGTGCGGTGGGTAGATCCCGCCCAGAGGATGGAATAG
- a CDS encoding ParA family protein produces the protein MTVLAMTNQKGGVGKTSSCVNLSAALALKGKRVLLVDMDPQGNATSGLGIDRGALSSSVYELLLGDAQFDQVAVPCDVENLWVLPATIDLAGAEIELSSAISRESRLRKFRDRFQEYDLVFIDCPPSLGLLTLNALVAADKFVVPIQCEYYALEGLSQLLKTIDLVRQYLNPSIDLFGIILTMYDNRTRLSRDVAEQVRQGFPRETFETMIPRNVRVSESPSYGMPVVTYDPSSQGAQAYMELAKEVLSRCQGHLD, from the coding sequence ATGACGGTGCTGGCGATGACTAATCAGAAGGGAGGGGTTGGGAAGACCTCGTCTTGCGTCAACCTCTCGGCGGCCCTGGCCCTCAAGGGCAAGCGGGTTCTCCTGGTCGACATGGACCCCCAGGGCAACGCCACGTCGGGACTAGGTATAGATCGAGGGGCCCTGTCGTCCAGCGTTTACGAGCTTCTGCTGGGGGACGCCCAGTTCGACCAGGTGGCGGTGCCCTGCGACGTGGAGAACCTTTGGGTCCTGCCCGCCACCATAGACCTGGCGGGGGCGGAGATAGAGCTATCCTCTGCCATAAGCAGGGAGTCCAGGCTGAGGAAGTTCAGGGACAGGTTCCAGGAGTACGACCTGGTCTTCATCGACTGCCCCCCTTCCCTTGGGCTCCTGACCCTCAACGCCCTGGTGGCGGCGGACAAGTTCGTGGTGCCCATTCAGTGCGAGTACTACGCCCTGGAGGGGCTCTCGCAGCTGCTGAAGACCATCGACCTGGTGAGGCAGTACCTGAACCCCTCCATAGATCTCTTCGGCATCATCCTCACCATGTACGACAACCGGACCAGGCTGTCCCGGGACGTGGCGGAGCAGGTGCGCCAGGGCTTCCCCCGGGAGACCTTCGAGACCATGATACCAAGGAACGTGCGGGTTAGCGAGTCCCCCAGCTACGGGATGCCGGTGGTGACCTACGACCCATCCAGCCAGGGGGCCCAGGCCTACATGGAACTAGCCAAGGAGGTGTTGAGCAGATGCCAAGGCCATCTGGACTAG
- a CDS encoding ParB/RepB/Spo0J family partition protein, translating into MPRPSGLGRGLASLIPTDQAADQEDLKDAVTPKSPRASKSSKGETPEGAGAAPSQFAPCSSLEPNPFQPRRVISESSIEELAASIRVHGVLQPLLVRRRGDGGYQIVAGERRWRAAMRAGLTEVPIRVVEMDDRAMREAALVENLQREDLSPLDVAESINELIQQFSATHEAIAERLGWSRSAVTNKLRLLQLPDSVKALVSSGALSEGHARALLRLPQEQMEPVARLVLQRGLSVRQTEELVRKMESPDREDEGAQRAKRAINHYPYSFADEFGVEIGMSGAQDSLTLHLRNLTKSQAHKILALVDQHRNIIFPGK; encoded by the coding sequence ATGCCAAGGCCATCTGGACTAGGCAGAGGGCTGGCGTCCCTGATCCCCACCGATCAGGCCGCCGACCAGGAGGACTTGAAGGACGCGGTTACCCCAAAGTCTCCCAGGGCATCCAAGTCATCAAAGGGGGAGACCCCCGAGGGAGCAGGGGCAGCCCCGAGCCAGTTCGCCCCCTGCTCCAGCCTGGAGCCGAACCCGTTCCAGCCCCGGCGGGTCATAAGCGAGTCCTCCATCGAGGAGCTGGCGGCCTCCATAAGGGTCCACGGGGTCCTGCAACCCCTGCTGGTGAGGCGACGGGGGGACGGGGGCTATCAGATCGTGGCGGGGGAGCGCCGCTGGAGGGCCGCCATGAGGGCGGGGCTCACCGAGGTGCCCATCCGGGTGGTGGAGATGGACGACCGGGCCATGCGGGAGGCTGCCCTGGTGGAGAACCTCCAGAGGGAGGACCTGTCCCCCCTGGACGTGGCGGAGAGCATAAACGAGCTGATCCAGCAGTTCTCCGCCACTCACGAGGCCATAGCGGAGAGGCTGGGCTGGAGCCGGTCCGCGGTGACCAACAAGCTCCGGCTACTGCAGCTCCCGGACTCGGTCAAGGCCCTGGTTTCCTCCGGGGCCCTGTCGGAGGGACACGCCCGGGCGTTGTTGCGGCTTCCCCAGGAGCAGATGGAGCCCGTGGCCCGGCTGGTGCTCCAGCGGGGTCTGAGCGTGAGGCAGACCGAGGAGCTGGTTCGCAAGATGGAGTCCCCAGACAGGGAGGATGAAGGGGCCCAGAGGGCCAAGCGGGCCATCAACCACTATCCCTACAGCTTCGCCGACGAGTTCGGGGTGGAGATAGGGATGTCCGGCGCCCAGGACTCCCTGACCCTGCACCTGAGGAACCTGACCAAGTCCCAGGCCCACAAGATCCTGGCCCTGGTGGACCAGCATCGGAACATCATATTTCCCGGGAAATAG
- a CDS encoding HIT family protein encodes MVNKEVIFAPWRMAYIKSGGIKDEGCFLCRVSESGDPLLIHRGESCLVILNRFPYNPGHLLVAPRRHVGDPSELTALEAEELWGLQVRCLQIIRAVMNPQGFNLGMNLGAVAGAGLPGHLHAHLVPRWNGDANFMPVVGGVKVIPEALEETARALREAWGG; translated from the coding sequence ATGGTGAACAAGGAGGTTATCTTCGCCCCCTGGCGGATGGCCTACATCAAATCCGGGGGGATCAAGGATGAGGGTTGCTTCCTTTGCCGGGTCTCCGAGTCTGGGGATCCGTTGCTGATCCACCGGGGGGAGAGTTGCCTGGTGATCCTAAACCGCTTCCCCTACAACCCGGGGCACCTGCTGGTGGCCCCCCGCCGTCACGTGGGGGACCCGTCGGAGCTGACCGCCCTGGAGGCGGAGGAGCTGTGGGGGCTACAGGTCCGGTGCCTCCAGATCATCCGGGCGGTAATGAACCCTCAGGGCTTCAACCTGGGCATGAACCTGGGGGCCGTGGCGGGGGCTGGGCTCCCGGGACACCTGCACGCCCACCTGGTCCCCCGCTGGAACGGGGACGCCAACTTCATGCCCGTGGTCGGGGGAGTAAAGGTGATCCCCGAGGCGCTGGAGGAGACCGCCCGGGCACTCAGGGAGGCCTGGGGGGGATGA